A genomic region of Papaver somniferum cultivar HN1 chromosome 7, ASM357369v1, whole genome shotgun sequence contains the following coding sequences:
- the LOC113296528 gene encoding uncharacterized protein LOC113296528: MKKNSERRVEGLENFNTRLTPVYKSILKENIDIGHTWTIFESMERLYEVKSPRSHSVDLSERTCTCHRWQVNGFPCAHACLAIQATREDICSFVEPYFTTDWYNNTYQEIILPIPNYDNPHPYDPSDMLSVPSCYSTWYTKSMAFQEYWEKQKRPMMCTKCFILGHHNRATFP; this comes from the coding sequence ATGAAGAAGAATTCTGAGAGAAGGGTAGAAGGTCTTGAAAATTTCAACACTAGGCTCACTCCCGTATACAAGTCTATACTAAAGGAAAACATCGACATTGGTCATACTTGGACTATTTTTGAATCCATGGAAAGATTATATGAAGTCAAGTCTCCCCGATCTCATTCTGTAGATCTGTCGGAGAGAACTTGTACGTGTCACAGGTGGCAAGTAAATGGTTTTCCTTGTGCACATGCTTGTCTTGCCATTCAAGCTACGAGGGAGGACATTTgttcatttgttgagccatacttcACCACTGACTGGTACAACAATACATACCAGGAGATTATCTTGCCAATCCCCAATTATGACAATCCGCACCCTTATGATCCTAGTGATATGCTTAGTGTTCCTTCATGTTACTCCACCTGGTATACAAAGAGCATGGCGTTTCAAGAATACTGGGAGAAGCAAAAGAGGcctatgatgtgcacaaagtgcttcaTCCTTGGTCACCACAACAGAGCTACCTTCCCAtga